A region from the Legionellales bacterium genome encodes:
- a CDS encoding FKBP-type peptidyl-prolyl cis-trans isomerase, translated as MRLSLLTTVAAASLLVGQAFAAAASDSAALADQKSKVSYAIGMSIGQNFKMQQIDVDPQLVARGITDAITPDAKPLMDKNAIESTMTQFQKDIMAKREQQFKDEANKNLEASNKFLSDNKSKEGVKEAANGLQYKVITEGNGPQPTTDDLVTVDYEGKLIDGKVFDSSYTRGKPVTFKVSQVIPGWTEALKMMKVGSTWEVFVPPTLAYGEHGIGGMIGPNQALIFKIHLIKINTQGDAKEAAAKADTKPAKASH; from the coding sequence ATGAGATTAAGTTTACTAACCACTGTTGCTGCGGCAAGTTTATTAGTGGGTCAAGCCTTTGCAGCAGCTGCAAGCGACTCTGCGGCATTAGCCGATCAAAAATCCAAAGTCAGCTATGCCATTGGCATGAGTATTGGTCAAAACTTCAAAATGCAACAAATCGATGTCGATCCTCAATTAGTTGCGCGCGGTATCACCGATGCTATCACTCCCGATGCTAAACCTTTAATGGATAAAAATGCCATCGAAAGCACGATGACTCAATTCCAAAAAGACATAATGGCCAAACGCGAACAACAGTTTAAAGATGAAGCTAATAAAAATTTAGAAGCCAGTAATAAATTTTTAAGCGATAATAAATCTAAAGAAGGCGTAAAAGAAGCTGCCAACGGTTTGCAATATAAAGTTATTACTGAAGGTAATGGACCTCAACCTACCACGGACGATTTAGTCACGGTGGATTACGAAGGTAAATTAATCGACGGTAAAGTATTCGACAGCTCTTATACACGCGGTAAACCGGTTACGTTTAAAGTATCTCAAGTCATCCCAGGTTGGACTGAAGCATTAAAAATGATGAAAGTCGGATCCACATGGGAAGTGTTCGTTCCACCTACATTGGCCTATGGCGAACATGGTATTGGTGGAATGATTGGTCCTAATCAGGCCTTGATTTTTAAAATTCATTTAATCAAAATAAACACACAAGGCGATGCTAAAGAAGCGGCTGCAAAAGCCGATACCAAACCGGCAAAAGCTTCTCACTAA